Below is a genomic region from Leishmania mexicana MHOM/GT/2001/U1103 complete genome, chromosome 20.
CCTGGAGCGGTACGCGGTGCACTGCGGCTTTCGGTtcccgccgctggtgctgctgtcgctgtgcgcgcagtgcgcgcgtgctgtgGCGCATCTGCATTGGAGCAGGGTTGTGCACCGTGACGTGAAGCCAGAGAACTTCGTGGTGAATGTCTTCGACGCTGGTGATGGTGGTTGTGGCTGCAGTGgcgtgcggccgccgctcgtGCGCATACTTGACTTTGGGCTCGCGtgcggcgtggaggaggtcggGCAGGAGCTGAAGCGTTGCGTGGGGACACCGCACTACATGGCACCGGAGACGTTTTCGCAGCTCTGCGACTGCGACGTGCCTGCGGCGTGTGACGTGTGGAGCCTCGGGGTGACCTTGTTCCGATTGGCCACTGGCGTCTTCCCGGTCTTCGAGATGGACAGGACGTGGCGGCAACCGCCCTTCACCGATTTACACAGCGGAAAGCTGTGGCCCCCCTCGAGGAATCTCTTTCATGAGCCGTTGTCGGCGGAATCGCTAGCGGTGTTGTCAGTCGCTGCGTCGATGCTCGTGCTGGACCCCCGATGCCGACCCACCGCGGATTCTGTGTTGCTACAGCTGCAGAGCTTTCAGGAGGCGTTCAGTCACCAGATCCAGTCATGGCCTCCAGGGCCTTTGCCGCAACCCTGCCATGTCTTGCAACGCGCACCTAAgtgaggaagagggcgaggaggcaACAAATGTGCgagcgcatgcgtgtgagtgcgtgtcgtttctccctccctctgctgccgccgccgctgccagccCCTCCCCGTGTACGTTTGTACGTTATCCTTCGTgtcattttttttcgttcctTCTCACATCGTTCTTCCTTTCCCTTTTGCTTCCGACACCGCGCATCGACTCTGGTTCGCGTCTTCTCATACATGCGTGCATACACCTATAAATACATCTATATCTGTATCTATCTATCTCTCTATATATGCAGACATGCACATGTACAcacatctgtgtgtgtatatatatatatgagtacaagtatatatatatataaactAAATGAATATATTTATCTCTATATAGTTCTCTGGTTACTTATGTGCTTCCTATTTTTGTCTTATCCTTCCACTattctccccctcccccttccgaCGAccccgtttttttttctcttaTCCTTTCACTTGCTTCAAGCGGgggtgctgcgccgtgtCGGTTGTCTTCCTGCACACCGCTTTCCTCTACGCATGCGACATTCTCGAATCACCTCGCGCGCTCCCCCGCTTGAAGCAAAGCAGAGTAACCAcacgagtgtgtgtgcgtgcatccTTCACTAAACCTGTTTCCTCCCTACTCAGAAGTCTGTttcgtatgtgtgtgtgtgtctacgtGCTGGAGTTGGTGTTTTGTTGGACTCGCCTCTTTATCTTTGTCTGTGCTTCTGCGCCGTAATGTGcaatgcgtgtgtgcgtgtcgttCAATGCGCATGCTCCTCCCCTTTgctctttccctccctccctttcttcccctcccctcccccttctttaGTGCTTGTCGACACTTTGGTTTCATGTCATCCTGTGGGATGAATGCTCCCTGGTGTCGGCCTGTGTCTGTGGATGTCTGCGCAGGTGTGTGACTGAGGAACGCAAGCTAgcggtgtcgtcgtcgccgctctgtctttctcctcctctccctcctcagcGCTTTCATATGTTTATATACGTTTTTGaatgccccctccccaggGATGATCTCTTGGTATGGAGAGAGCCGCGGGGGGGGCGATATCTTCGGACCACCACAGAACGTACTGGGAACGCGCTCCCTCGAACGTAAGGAGGcggcgaaaaagaaaaggaagatTTTGTAGATGGCCGTGTCTTTTCTCGATgggtgtctctctctgtatgtgtatgtgtgtgtgtgcgcttcaTGCCCCACCGATGGGCGCCTTCTTTTCCTATCTTTACCGTTCTGCATGGGAAGATCGTCAGCTCATCCAGCGCATACAACCGTTTGTTCGTTCGGACCTCGCTGTTGCACTGCAGTGCGCGCCATCCACTAAACCCCCTCTGCGTTGCGCTAGTTTTCACGCAGACGGACAAGCACACCGTCTCCGTGTAGAGATGTGCGGAGTGAACCGCTTTCTCGTTCTTGGCTCTCCTCTTCGCACCTTCGAGCTCAGCATTACGTCGTGTAGTCTCTCGACGGTGCTTCTAGCCGCCGCGACGGACCGTGTGCGTTGCTCCCCTACTCGTTTGGGCGTCGAGACTGCGCCGTGTCGTAATGCATCTCTCACcaaacaacagcaaa
It encodes:
- a CDS encoding kinase-like protein is translated as MSAAMQHGNRDLAERDVANAKNAPKVASEAEIDRRNVLFAEALRCASIAMRVGDDPAYIWTPQWLGAGSFGTVTLAYRHDGDAAWRKTAVKRLSLRKETRLSAVLEMVRCAGREVALCRRAGVSPHVVPMYEPWFDCREGVIALPMDAGDFSLERYAVHCGFRFPPLVLLSLCAQCARAVAHLHWSRVVHRDVKPENFVVNVFDAGDGGCGCSGVRPPLVRILDFGLACGVEEVGQELKRCVGTPHYMAPETFSQLCDCDVPAACDVWSLGVTLFRLATGVFPVFEMDRTWRQPPFTDLHSGKLWPPSRNLFHEPLSAESLAVLSVAASMLVLDPRCRPTADSVLLQLQSFQEAFSHQIQSWPPGPLPQPCHVLQRAPK